Within Desulfolithobacter dissulfuricans, the genomic segment TCCTGGGGAGCGACCGAGGCCAAGGCGGTCTCCGGGCTGGCCGACGCCATTGTCGAGGTAACCGAAACCGAGACAACCATCCGGGCCCATGGTCTTCGGGTTATCCATGAACTCATGGAGTCCAACACCCAGCTCATCGCCAACAAAGAGTCGTGGCAGGATCCCTGGAAAAGAGAGAAGATCGAAAATATCGCCCTCCTGCTCCAGGGTGCTCTGCGGGCAGACCAGATCGTCGGACTCAAGATGAATGTCCCGCAGGAGAACTTTGACGAAATCCTCAAGATTCTCCCCAGTGTCACCGCCCCCACCGTGGCCCAGCTCTACAAGCAGCCATGGTTTTCCGTGGAAACTGTTATCTCCAAGCACCAGGTCCGCGACCTGGTACCCAGGCTGAAAAAGCTCGGGGCCGAGGGCATCATCGAATATGCTCTCAACAAGGTCATCTGAATGCATCTGCCTGCAGGAAACAGCATATAATGGACTTTTCCCGGGTTGAGTTTATCAAGGGGGTCTACTCCTTAAAGGAGCTGCCCGAACCCATCTGGCCGGAGATCGCCTTTGCCGGGCGCTCCAATGTGGGAAAGTCCAGCCTGATCAACCGGCTGGTCAGGCGTCGGAACCTGGTCAAGACCAGTTCCCGTCCGGGCAAGACGCAGGCGCTCAACTACTTTTCCGTGGACGAGCGGATGTACCTGGTCGATCTGCCGGGGTATGGTTTTGCCCGGGTTCCCAAACAGATGCGCTCCTCCTGGGAACATCTCATTACCGGCTACCTCGAAAGGCGGGAGACCTTGGTCTGCGTGGTGGTGATAATTGACCTGCGTCATGAATTAAAAAGCCAGGACCGGGAGCTGGTGGACTGGCTCAGGCACCATCAAAAGCCCTTTCTTCCGGTCTACACCAAGGCAGATAAACTCTCGAAAAACAAGCAGATGAAGAATGCAGCCGCGCTGGATGCGGCCTTGACGATCACCCCGGATAAGCGGGTCCTTTTCTCGGCCAGAACCGGGCAGGGACGGGAAGATCTGGAAAGCAGACTTGCAAACTATGTTGAAAATTGGTAGGTATTTTTGTGGCAACAGGTGCAGGAAAGATTTTCCGGTTTAAAGCGCAATAGTTATTGCGCCAAAACCGCAAAAATCCATGGGCAACGGAACAAAGGAGGAGTCAGATGTCGCTGAGATCAGATTGGCCGTGCTGGGAAATTATGCAGTGCAAACCAGAACATGCAGCCCAGTGTCCCGCATATCAGTCCTCGCGGCCCTGCTGGGAGGTCATGCAGGAGCTTGACGTCTTCTCGTTTAACATCTGTAAGGACTGCCTGGTCTATGTGATCAAGCAGAAGAATCCCATCTTCAGCAAGGAAGAAATCCTGAGCATCATGTGCCAGAAAGGGGTGGATGTCACTGGCAGATGCTGTGTGGCAGACTGTCATTCGGTGCGCTGAGACCAGTCCTTTTTCAGGTAGAGCCCCGCTTGCCGGAGACACCCCGGGACAGGAGTTCACTCTTTGAACATCCTTGCCTGCCTCGCTTACCTCTGAAATATCGGTCCGGTATATTCTGACTGGAGAGTTCGGTGTCATCGGCGGTCACCAGCCGATGACCTGCGAACTTTTTCCGTAAAAGCGGTGGTTTGACCGGCTGTCCGGTGACGGCCGGATAAACCGGCAGACGTACCCGGAGATCCAGTCGCAACCCTTCCTGCAGATTATCCTGGAAGTACCTGTTGCAGGAGATTTCCGGGCGTATGTTACCCGGCTCAATCCGATTTGAGGACGGCCAGGAAGGCCCGTTGAGGTATCTCCACATTGCCCACGGTTTTCATCCGCTTTTTACCCGCCTTCTGTTTTTCCAGAAGTTTCCTTTTTCGGGAAATATCACCCCCATAACATTTTGCCGTTACATCCTTTCGCAGGGCCGATACTGTTGTCCGGGCGATGATGTTTCCGCCGATGGCCGCCTGGATGGCGATCTTGAACATCTGCCGCGGAATCTCTTCCTTCAGCCGTTCACAGGCTCTCAGGCCCCGTTCCCTGGCCCGGGAACTGTGGACAAGCTGGGAGAGGGCGTCCACCTGCTCCCCGTTCACCAGGATATCGAGTTTGACCAGGTCGCTTGGGCGGTAATCGATCAGTTCATAGTCAAAGGAACCGTATCCCTGGGTCACGGACTTGAGCTTATCGTAAAAATCGTAGATCACCTCGGCAAGCGGCAGCTCGCAGGTGAACTCGATCCGGCCGGGCATGGGATAGTGGTAGTTGGTATTCTCGCCTCGCCGCTCCATGCAGAGCGTCATGACCGCGCCCATGTAGCGCTCGGGAATATGGATGGTCGCCTTGATGAACGGTTCTTCGATGCGGTCGATGGAGCCGGGATCCGGAAAATAGGCCGGGTTGTCCACCTCACGCATGGTGCCGTCCTTGAGATAAAACTGGTACTTGACCGTGGGCACGGTGAGTATGAGCGAGATGCCGAACTCACGCTCCAGCCGCTCCTGAACCACCTCCAGGTGCAGGAGGCCTAAAAAACCGCAGCGGAAACCAAAACCAAGGGCTGCTGACGAGTCTTTCTGAAAAGTGAGGGCTGCATCGTTTAACTTAAGCTTTTCCAGAGCCGCAGCCAGGTCTTCATAATCATCGGTGGAAATCGGATAGATCGATGAAAAGACAACCTGTTGCACTTCCCTGAATCCAGGCAGGGGGGCAGGGCAGGGGTTGTCCTTGAGGGTGATGGTATCACCGGGTCTGGTGTCGGATACGGTCTTGACCCCGGCAATGATATAGCCTACCTGGCCGGCACAGAGTTCCTTTTGTGGCTCCCTGGTCAGGTGAAACAGCCCCACCTCCTCCACTTTGTACTCGGCCCCGTTGGACATGAAGATGATCTGGTCGCCGGGCCGGAGGCGGCCGTTGATAATCCGGACCGAGATAACCGTCCCCCGATAGGGATCGTAGTTGGCATCAAAGATCAGAGCCTCGAGCGGTTTATCCGGGTCGCCTTCGGGCGGGGGCAGGTACTTGACAATGGTCTCGAGCAGTTCGTCCACACCCTCGCCGGTCTTGGCTGAACACTTGCAGATCATGTCCGCATCCAGGCCCAGGTCCTCCTCGATGGACCGGACCACCTTTTCAGGTTCGGCCGAAGGCAGGTCGATCTTGTTGATCACCGGGATGATCTCAAGATCGTTCTCCATCGCCAGGTAGAGGTTGGCCAGGGTCTGGGCCTCAACTCCCTGGGCAGCGTCGATGAGGAGCAGGGCGCCCTCGCAGGAGGACAGGGCCCGCGAAACCTCGTAGCTGAAGTCCACATGCCCCGGAGTGTCGATCAGGTTCAGAGTATAGGTCGTACCGTCCTTTGCCCTGTACGGCAGGCAGATGGTCTGACTCTTGATGGTGATGCCACGCTCCCGTTCGATGTCCATGGAATCGAGCAGCTGGTCCTGGAACTCCCGGTCGGTGACCATGCCGCAAAGCTGGATCATCCGGTCGGAAAGTGTGGACTTTCCATGATCTATGTGAGCGATAATGCTGAAATTTCGAATATGCTGCATGGGCAGATATAAACCTGTGTGAAATTTTTCCGCTTTTTCCATCGCAGAATGCGATTGGCCAAGCCGGGCAGAATTGATAGCATACTTCCGCTGAAAAAAAAACCATTCTGCGTTGAAAACACGAGAAAACAGGTCGTCAGGACAAAGGAATTTTGCGATTGACGGTGAATTTTTTTCTCCGATGGTATATAATAATGTAAGTCCCTCCCTGGTTGAGGGATATTTTTTATTGTTGCCTGCGGACAGGTTACTGGAAACCAAAACATGAGCACAACCGGGTACGGTATGGCTGGACAGGACTCTCAAGACTCCCAAGACACCTCAACGGAACTGTTGCCGCGGCAGATTCATCCCCTGGTCGCTCTGCCGGACGAGGAGAACCTGCCTGCTGTCAGTAATCCTGCCCTGCACCGCTATCTCCAGGAAATCAGCCAGTATCCTCTGCTTTCCCGGGAGGAGACCGATGAGCTTGCCAGGCGGTTCAAGGAGACTGGTGACCCGGAAGCGGCTTATCGGCTGGTGTCTTCCAACCTGCGCCTTGTGGTCAAGGTAGCCATGGATTTCCAGAAGTACTGGATGCAGAACTTCATGGATCTCATCCAGGAAGGCAATGTCGGCCTGGTTCAGGCAACCAAGAAGTTCGATCCCTATAGAGGGGTAAAATTTTCCTATTACGCCGCCTACTGGATCCGGGCCTACATACTGAAATTTATCATGGACAACTGGCGCCTGGTCAAGATCGGCACCACCCAGGCCCAGCGCAAGCTTTTTTTCGGCCTGAACAAGGAGAAGAAACTGCTGGAGGCCCAGGGTTTCAAGCCGGATGTCAAGCTGCTGGCCGACCGTCTCAATGTCAAGGAAAGCGAAGTCATAGAGATGAGCCAGCGTATGGACAATTGGGATGTTTCCCTTGAAAGTCCGGTGCGCAGTGACTCAGAAGACGAGCAGAAAAATTTTCTTCCCTTTGAAGGCCCCGGGATTGAGGAGGTCGTTGCCGGCCGGGAAATGCAGGAAAGAATCCGGGAAATACTCGCCAGTCTGAAGGACCGGCTCAACGACAAGGAAAAGATGATTCTGGATTCACGGCTGCTGAGCGACGAGCCCCGGACTCTGCAGGCCATTGCCGATGAATTCGGGATCTCCCGGGAGCGTGTGCGCCAGATCGAGGCGAATCTGCTGAAAAAACTCCGCCAGTACCTGGAGAAAGAGCTTCCTGATATCCAGAACTTTTTTGGCGACGACAACCAAGTCCCCACCCCAGGTGTCCGAAAGGCCGCATCCTGATATCCGTCTCCGGTTCCCTCTTGTTTTTAATCGAAGGTCAGAGGAATAATGAAAGTACCTCTTCTTGATTTGCAGCCGCAGATGCAGCCGCTGCGTGAAGAAATTCTGACAGCGGTCACCGCTGTCATCGATTCCACCCGCTATATCCTGGGCCCTGAGGTTGCCGGCCTGGAGGACGAGGTCGCCAGCTACTGCGGAGCGCACAGTGGCGTGGGGGTATCCAGTGGTACCGATGCCCTGCTTGTCAGCCTGATGGCCCTGGGAATCGGCCAGGGTGACCTGGTTCTGACCACGCCCTACACCTTTTTTGCCACCATGGGCTCGATCATCCGCACCGGCGCCATGCCGGTTTTCTGTGATATCGATCCTGTTTCCTTCAACATCGATCCAGAGGCCATGGCCGAGATCCTGGAGGAGGATGCCCGGGGGGAGCGGCGGATCCGGGCGATCATGCCGGTGCACCTGTTTGGCCAGTGCGCTGCCATGGAGCGGATTCTCGAGCTGGCCCGTCGCTACGAAGTGGCGGTCATTGAAGACGCGGCCCAGGCAATCGGGGCCGAGTATCCCATGATGACCGAACAGGGCGTTGTCTGGAAACGGGCCGGCAGCATGGGTGATACCGGTTGTTTCTCGTTTTTCCCCAGTAAAAATCTCGGCGGCATCGGTGATGGCGGCATGGTCACGACCAACGAACCTGCCCTTGCCGGCCGGCTGCGCTCCCTGCGCAACCATGGGGCAGAGCCTAAATATTTCCATGCCAGTATCGGCGGTAATTTCCGGCTTGATCCCATCCAGGCCACGGTGCTGCGCATCAAGCTCTCACACCTGGAGTCCTGGCACCAGGGACGACGACGCAACAGCGAAAAATATCGGCAGTACTTCTCCGATTCCGGTCTGAACGGAAGTCCGGTCCAACTGCCCGAGGCAGTGTACCGTGATTTTCCCGACGCTGCCGACCATAATTTTCACATATACAATCAGTTCATCATCCGGGTTCCCCGGCGCGATGAGTTGCGGGCCTATCTCCAGGAGCACGAGATCGGCTGCGAGGTGTATTATCCCCTGTGTCTGCACCAGCAGGAATGTCTCAAGTCCCTCGACATGAGCACCCGACATTTTCCAGTTGCCGAGCAGGCGGCCCGCGAAAGCCTGGCCCTGCCCATCTATCCCGAACTTTCCGATGCGCAGATCCAGTATGTGGTTGAAACAATACACTCCTTTTATCATCGCTGAAACGTGATGGCATCGTGAAACTCCACCTGTATAAATATGTCGGCTGCACGGCGTTGCTGCTGGTCCTGGGCCTTGGCCCTGCTCCGGCCGGTGGCGGACAGTCCGAGCCGGATCCCCCGGCAGAGGGTACCCTTGGAGTTCCGGAGAGGGATATCTCCTATCCCGGCCTGCTGGCTCCGGCCTGGAAACAGACCTGGGACCTGGCCCGACAGCTGGTTCGAGACCGCAAGCTGGGCGAGGCGCGGATCCAGTACCAGCTTCTGCTTGAAAAAAAACCAGGGGTCGATGAGGCCCGCTGGGAATATACGACCATCCTTATTGAGCAGGAACATTGGGACGAGGCCGGCCGCCAGCTGGAACAGCTGCTTGAACATGACCCTGAAAACGGGAAGTATGTCCTGGCCCTGGCCCGGGTTTCACTGATGACCGGTAATTATGACCGGGCGCTGTCCCTGTATGGCCAGTTCTATGAACGCAATCCAGACAGTCCCAGGGCGGTCAATGCCCTGCATGGACTGGTCACGGTGCTGGAGCGGCAAAAGCGTCCTGAGATGGTGCTGCCGCTGGTGGAACAGCTCATGCTGCGCGAACCGGAAAACAGTGCTTTGCAGCTCAAGGCGGCTCGGCTGGCCCTGGAGCTTGACAAGGTGGAGCGGGCCCGGAACCTGCTGCAGGCACTTCGTCTCAAAGAGCCGGATAATCCCGAGGTCATCGGCCTGCTGGCCAGGGCCGCGGATCGTCTTGGCCTGGTCGGGGAAGCGGCCCTCTGGTACCAGGTCTTGGTGGGTCTGGAGCCGGAAAACCGGCAGGCAAACAGGTGGCTGCTCGAGTATTACCACGACCTGAACCGGCCGGCCATGGAACTCCGCCACGTGGAGACCCTTTTAAAAGGAAGTCCTGATGACGCATCACTTCTTGAGCGGGCTGGTGTTCTGAATATGGAGCTGGGGCAGACCGGAAGGGCCCTTGATTATTTCCATTTCGCTCAGATGCTCGATCCGGACAGTGAACGGCTTGCCGGGGAAAAGAAAAAAGCCGAGGAAAAACTGGCCCGGGAACTGGTGGCGCTGGTGGAGAATCGCGGAGCCGACATGCTGTGGGCCGACCTGGACCGGATCACTTCTGACCGGATCGGGGTCTACCGGGCCATGGCCGAGCTGCTGCAGGCGCAGGGCAAGCAGGAGGAACGGATCGCTGTTCTGCGGATACTCTTTCTTGAAAACGGTCTCACTGCAGCTGAATGCTGCGACCTGGCACGTCTGCTCCTTGAACGCGGTCAGGGGCCGGTGCCGGACTGCTGCGAACCTGCTGCAAACAGACCCGGTGAGGGATTGGAGAACCATAACAGAACTCCTTGATGGGTACTGCCGGCTATCGGCTTTAGTTCTGGCTCACGATTTATTTTTTTATTTTATTTTATTCTAACTTTTAATTTACAACTTGTTTGTACGGGAATACAGGAGGACAGGACAATGGTAGAACGAATTCCGATGTCAAAGACCGGACATCAGCGTCTTCGTGAGGAGCTTGACCGGCTTGAGCGCGTGGACCGGCATGAGGTGGTCAAGGCCATCGAGATTGCCCGGGCCCATGGTGACCTCAGCGAAAACGCCGAGTACCATGCGGCCAAGGAACGTCAGGGAATGATCGAAGGTCGGATCATGGAGCTCAAGGATAAACTGGGCCGGGCCGAGGTTATCGACTGCTCGCAGGTTCGCTGCGACAAGGCGGTCTTCGGTACGGTGGTGACCCTGATGGACATGGACACGGACGAGGAGGTAACCTACCAGCTCCTGGGTCCGGAAGAGGCGGATGTGAAAAAAGGCTCTATTTCAGTGCTCTCTCCCCTGGGCCGCTCCATCCTGGGCAAGGAGATCGGTGACGAGGTGGTGACCAAGACGCCCGGCGGAGTGCGTGAATTCGAGGTGGTCGATATCAAGCCCGCACCGGTGGAGTAGGGGAGGGGAGGCTCAGCCCTCAGGTTTTTTCTCCCCGGGGGCCAGAATGCCGAGTTGAAAGATATCGGTTACCTGCTTGGCCGTTTCCTCGACCGTATACTCAGTTTCCAGATTCAGGTTCCATATCCTGGCTATTTCGTCCAGGGCCCCGAATATCGCCCTCTTGGCGATACCGGGCAGGATGTCTTTGCGAAAGACATTTTCTTCCTGCCCTTTTTTTATGATCGATGAGACAATATTGACGTATTCGCTGAACTTGTTGTTGCGGTAATCGCGGATCAGCTTGTTGGTCTGTCTGAGCTCGATCTGAATCACCTCGGCCAGGTTGCGGTTTTTCTTCATCTCCGTCAGGTGTTTGGTGATGAAGATTTCCAACATCCGCCGGGGATCGTCTTCCTTGGCCAGCAGGGTGGTCATCTGATCGACAAGACGGCCGATTTCCTGTTCGAATACCGAAATCAGGATGTCAAATTTATTGTTAAAATAAAGATAGATCGTGCCGTCTGCCACCTTGGCTTCCTTGGCAATGTCGGAAATCCGGGCATTGAAAAAACCTTTTTTGGCAAAGACCTTAGTGGCGGCACGAATGATTTTGCCGTGTTTGTCTACTGATTTCATTATGTTATGTCAGTGGGAGATGAAGACGATAATGAATGAGTGTTCATTCTTTAAACTAACAGAGTGGTTTGTCAGGTGTCAAGTAAAAGAGAAATTGATGACATCGTGAAGTGATTTTTCCGTTTTCAGGGCGGTCTTGGGGGCTCCGGTGTTGAGTGTGCCTCCGGTTTCTGCTACATTGCCCCGAAACAGTGATCAGAAGAGGGCAGAAGAGATCTGGGGGTTTCTCCTGGAGGCCGGGAGGGAGATGCGCTCTGTCGCATGGCCTGACCGGGCTGAGCATAGGAGCGTAACAGACTCCGGAGGTGCTGGCAGTAAAACCTCTTTTCTTCCGGCCATCTTTCAGGGCTGGCCGGGGACAGAGTTCCTCCTGAGGTTCTTTTTTCTTCTGGTCTGAGGCGCCCGCGGACAGAGATGGATGAGGCGGGTAACATAATGCATGGAGGGAGATATATATGAAGGTTCTGGTAATCGGCTCCGGTGGCCGGGAACACGCGCTGGTATGGAAACTGCGCCAGTCGGAAAAGGTTAAACAGATCTACTGCGCCCCGGGTAATGCCGGTATTCGGCGACAGGCGGACTGCATCGATATCGCGGCCAACGATCTTCAGGGGCTGCTTGCGTTTGCCCTCAAGGAAAAGATAGATCTCACGGTGGTCGGCCCTGAAGATCCCCTGACTCTGGGTATCGTCGATCTGTTTGAGGAGAACGGGTTGCGCATTTTCGGGCCCAGCAAACAGGCGGCTGAACTGGAAGGGTCCAAGGTGTTCACCAAGAACTTTCTGAAAAAATACAACATCCCCAGCGCGTCCTACAAGGTGTTCACCAAACGCGGAGCTGCCAGAAAATATATCGACAAGATCGGTGCTCCCTGCGTGGTGAAGGCCGACGGCCTGGCCGCCGGCAAGGGGGTTATCGTGGCCCATACCAAGGCCGAGGCCAAGAAGGCCGTGGACCTGATCATGAAGGACAAGGCTTTTGGCGAGGCCGGCAACCAGGTGATCATTGAGGAGTTTCTCACCGGTGAAGAGGCCTCGTTCATCGCCTTTACCGATGGCAAGACGGTTCTTCCCCTGCCGTCCTCTCAGGATCACAAGGCCATTTTCGAAGGCGACCGGGGTCCCAATACCGGTGGTATGGGCGCCTATTCACCGGCTCCTGTGGTTACCAGGGAGCTTGAGATGCGGATCATGAACGAGGTGATGCTGCCTACCATCCGTGGGATGGAGGCCGAAGGGCGGCCTTATAAGGGCATGCTTTATGCCGGGATGATGATCAACGGCGATCGGATGGATGTGCTGGAATTCAACTGCCGTTTCGGCGATCCCGAATGCCAGCCGCTGATGATGCGGCTCAAGTCAGACCTGGTAGAGATCTTCGAGGCAGCCATCGATGAGCGGCTGGAAGAGGTTGAGCTGGAGATCGATCCCCGGCCGGCGGTCTGCGTGGTCATGGCTTCCCAGGGATATCCTGGAAAATATGTGACAGGCAAACCTATCACCGGGTTTGTCAAGGCCTCCCACATGAAGAATGTCATGGTCTTCCATGCAGGAACCGCCATCAAGAACCGGCGCACCGTCACTGCCGGTGGCCGGGTCCTTGGCGTGACCGCCATTGGCCAGGATATCGCCAGTGCGATCAAGACTGCCTACGAGGCTGTCGGGGTTATCCACTGGGACGGCTGTTACTACCGCCGCGACATCGGCTACAAGGCCCTGCAGAGAATGCGGAAAAAAGATGCACCGGCGGTGGCCATTGTCATGGGCAGCGATTCGGACCTGCCGGTCATGGAGGCGGCGGCCGACTTTCTCAGCTCGGTGGACATCAAGCATAAGCTCATGATCTCCTCGGCTCACCGCACCCCGGACGCGGCGGCTAGCTTTGCGAAAAACGCCAGGGACGAAGGAATCAAGGTGATCATCGCCGGTGCCGGCATGGCAGCCCATCTGGCCGGCGTGCTCGCCTCCCATACCACGCTGCCGGTGATCGGCGTACCCATTGACGCCTCGCCCTTGAACGGTCTGGACGCCCTGCTCTCAACGGTCCAGATGCCCCCGGGCATTCCGGTGGCCACCATGGGGATCGGTAAGGCAGGGGCCAGGAATGCCGCGGTCCTTGCGGCCAGGATCCTTGGGCTTGAAGATCAGAAGATCGCTGCGGCCCTGGAGCAGTTCAGCCGCGAGATGGCCGAACAGGTGAGCCGGAAAAACGAAGCTCTTGGCAGGTGAAGAACCGGGCAACTGCCAAGCAGCTTGAGCAGGCGGTTTCGGTCCTCAGGCAGGGAGGGGTGGTTGCCTTTCCCACCGAGACCTACTATGGCCTGGCTGTGGATCCATTCAATGACCGGGCCCTGGAGAGTCTTTTTACCCTCAAGAAACGGGCTGGCGACAAGCCGGTGCTGGTCCTGGTCCGGGAGCCGGGGGAAATCAAATCTCTGGTGGCCTCGGTCCCGCCGGTCTATGAACAGCTGATTTCGCTGTTCTGGCCCGGCCCCCTGACCCTGGTCTTTCCCGCCCGTCCGTCGCTGTCGCACTGGCTGACGGGTGGGACCGGTACCATCGGCATCAGGCAGTCACCCCATCCGGTGGCCCTGGCCCTGGTCACAGCCTTTGGTGGCCCGATAACCGCCACCAGTGCGAACATATCCGGTCTGCCGCCAGCCTGTTCGGCTGACATGGTCCGGGCCGGTTTTGGCGCCCAGCCTGATTTTATCCTGGATGGCGGCCGCACCACCGGCAGCGGCGGCTCCACCCTGGTCGGCCTGGACCGGGAGGAACAACTGTGGTGTCTGCGTGAAGGCATGCTTCCGCTGGAGACGATCAACAGGCAGATCTACCCCCGGAGGGTTCGCAGGCCGGCTCAGTAGGATGATCCCGGTG encodes:
- the hisG gene encoding ATP phosphoribosyltransferase; the protein is MNQLKLGIPKGSLEKATIDLFAKSGWQIKMMSRNYFPSIDDPELSCSICRPQEMSRYVESGMLDAGITGKDWTLENGSDIEVITDLVYSKVSKKPTRWVVAVPGDSDIHTIEDLEGKKIATELVNVTRKFFESRGINVEIFFSWGATEAKAVSGLADAIVEVTETETTIRAHGLRVIHELMESNTQLIANKESWQDPWKREKIENIALLLQGALRADQIVGLKMNVPQENFDEILKILPSVTAPTVAQLYKQPWFSVETVISKHQVRDLVPRLKKLGAEGIIEYALNKVI
- the yihA gene encoding ribosome biogenesis GTP-binding protein YihA/YsxC, translated to MDFSRVEFIKGVYSLKELPEPIWPEIAFAGRSNVGKSSLINRLVRRRNLVKTSSRPGKTQALNYFSVDERMYLVDLPGYGFARVPKQMRSSWEHLITGYLERRETLVCVVVIIDLRHELKSQDRELVDWLRHHQKPFLPVYTKADKLSKNKQMKNAAALDAALTITPDKRVLFSARTGQGREDLESRLANYVENW
- the lepA gene encoding translation elongation factor 4, with product MQHIRNFSIIAHIDHGKSTLSDRMIQLCGMVTDREFQDQLLDSMDIERERGITIKSQTICLPYRAKDGTTYTLNLIDTPGHVDFSYEVSRALSSCEGALLLIDAAQGVEAQTLANLYLAMENDLEIIPVINKIDLPSAEPEKVVRSIEEDLGLDADMICKCSAKTGEGVDELLETIVKYLPPPEGDPDKPLEALIFDANYDPYRGTVISVRIINGRLRPGDQIIFMSNGAEYKVEEVGLFHLTREPQKELCAGQVGYIIAGVKTVSDTRPGDTITLKDNPCPAPLPGFREVQQVVFSSIYPISTDDYEDLAAALEKLKLNDAALTFQKDSSAALGFGFRCGFLGLLHLEVVQERLEREFGISLILTVPTVKYQFYLKDGTMREVDNPAYFPDPGSIDRIEEPFIKATIHIPERYMGAVMTLCMERRGENTNYHYPMPGRIEFTCELPLAEVIYDFYDKLKSVTQGYGSFDYELIDYRPSDLVKLDILVNGEQVDALSQLVHSSRARERGLRACERLKEEIPRQMFKIAIQAAIGGNIIARTTVSALRKDVTAKCYGGDISRKRKLLEKQKAGKKRMKTVGNVEIPQRAFLAVLKSD
- a CDS encoding sigma-70 family RNA polymerase sigma factor, whose amino-acid sequence is MSTTGYGMAGQDSQDSQDTSTELLPRQIHPLVALPDEENLPAVSNPALHRYLQEISQYPLLSREETDELARRFKETGDPEAAYRLVSSNLRLVVKVAMDFQKYWMQNFMDLIQEGNVGLVQATKKFDPYRGVKFSYYAAYWIRAYILKFIMDNWRLVKIGTTQAQRKLFFGLNKEKKLLEAQGFKPDVKLLADRLNVKESEVIEMSQRMDNWDVSLESPVRSDSEDEQKNFLPFEGPGIEEVVAGREMQERIREILASLKDRLNDKEKMILDSRLLSDEPRTLQAIADEFGISRERVRQIEANLLKKLRQYLEKELPDIQNFFGDDNQVPTPGVRKAAS
- a CDS encoding DegT/DnrJ/EryC1/StrS family aminotransferase; this translates as MKVPLLDLQPQMQPLREEILTAVTAVIDSTRYILGPEVAGLEDEVASYCGAHSGVGVSSGTDALLVSLMALGIGQGDLVLTTPYTFFATMGSIIRTGAMPVFCDIDPVSFNIDPEAMAEILEEDARGERRIRAIMPVHLFGQCAAMERILELARRYEVAVIEDAAQAIGAEYPMMTEQGVVWKRAGSMGDTGCFSFFPSKNLGGIGDGGMVTTNEPALAGRLRSLRNHGAEPKYFHASIGGNFRLDPIQATVLRIKLSHLESWHQGRRRNSEKYRQYFSDSGLNGSPVQLPEAVYRDFPDAADHNFHIYNQFIIRVPRRDELRAYLQEHEIGCEVYYPLCLHQQECLKSLDMSTRHFPVAEQAARESLALPIYPELSDAQIQYVVETIHSFYHR
- a CDS encoding tetratricopeptide repeat protein — its product is MKLHLYKYVGCTALLLVLGLGPAPAGGGQSEPDPPAEGTLGVPERDISYPGLLAPAWKQTWDLARQLVRDRKLGEARIQYQLLLEKKPGVDEARWEYTTILIEQEHWDEAGRQLEQLLEHDPENGKYVLALARVSLMTGNYDRALSLYGQFYERNPDSPRAVNALHGLVTVLERQKRPEMVLPLVEQLMLREPENSALQLKAARLALELDKVERARNLLQALRLKEPDNPEVIGLLARAADRLGLVGEAALWYQVLVGLEPENRQANRWLLEYYHDLNRPAMELRHVETLLKGSPDDASLLERAGVLNMELGQTGRALDYFHFAQMLDPDSERLAGEKKKAEEKLARELVALVENRGADMLWADLDRITSDRIGVYRAMAELLQAQGKQEERIAVLRILFLENGLTAAECCDLARLLLERGQGPVPDCCEPAANRPGEGLENHNRTP
- the greA gene encoding transcription elongation factor GreA translates to MVERIPMSKTGHQRLREELDRLERVDRHEVVKAIEIARAHGDLSENAEYHAAKERQGMIEGRIMELKDKLGRAEVIDCSQVRCDKAVFGTVVTLMDMDTDEEVTYQLLGPEEADVKKGSISVLSPLGRSILGKEIGDEVVTKTPGGVREFEVVDIKPAPVE
- a CDS encoding TetR/AcrR family transcriptional regulator, translated to MKSVDKHGKIIRAATKVFAKKGFFNARISDIAKEAKVADGTIYLYFNNKFDILISVFEQEIGRLVDQMTTLLAKEDDPRRMLEIFITKHLTEMKKNRNLAEVIQIELRQTNKLIRDYRNNKFSEYVNIVSSIIKKGQEENVFRKDILPGIAKRAIFGALDEIARIWNLNLETEYTVEETAKQVTDIFQLGILAPGEKKPEG
- the purD gene encoding phosphoribosylamine--glycine ligase, with product MKVLVIGSGGREHALVWKLRQSEKVKQIYCAPGNAGIRRQADCIDIAANDLQGLLAFALKEKIDLTVVGPEDPLTLGIVDLFEENGLRIFGPSKQAAELEGSKVFTKNFLKKYNIPSASYKVFTKRGAARKYIDKIGAPCVVKADGLAAGKGVIVAHTKAEAKKAVDLIMKDKAFGEAGNQVIIEEFLTGEEASFIAFTDGKTVLPLPSSQDHKAIFEGDRGPNTGGMGAYSPAPVVTRELEMRIMNEVMLPTIRGMEAEGRPYKGMLYAGMMINGDRMDVLEFNCRFGDPECQPLMMRLKSDLVEIFEAAIDERLEEVELEIDPRPAVCVVMASQGYPGKYVTGKPITGFVKASHMKNVMVFHAGTAIKNRRTVTAGGRVLGVTAIGQDIASAIKTAYEAVGVIHWDGCYYRRDIGYKALQRMRKKDAPAVAIVMGSDSDLPVMEAAADFLSSVDIKHKLMISSAHRTPDAAASFAKNARDEGIKVIIAGAGMAAHLAGVLASHTTLPVIGVPIDASPLNGLDALLSTVQMPPGIPVATMGIGKAGARNAAVLAARILGLEDQKIAAALEQFSREMAEQVSRKNEALGR
- a CDS encoding L-threonylcarbamoyladenylate synthase; translated protein: MKNRATAKQLEQAVSVLRQGGVVAFPTETYYGLAVDPFNDRALESLFTLKKRAGDKPVLVLVREPGEIKSLVASVPPVYEQLISLFWPGPLTLVFPARPSLSHWLTGGTGTIGIRQSPHPVALALVTAFGGPITATSANISGLPPACSADMVRAGFGAQPDFILDGGRTTGSGGSTLVGLDREEQLWCLREGMLPLETINRQIYPRRVRRPAQ